TCTTGCTGGGAGGGTTTGGTGGGATCAGAGTGTCTAAATTGACCAGTGAAGCACCCGTAGGTCCCAGGAAAGCCTCTGGAGTCCGACACACTCGTGTCGGAGGGGCGCTGAGCGGAGGTGCCAGCCGGGACAGGTCGAACATCTCCGGGCTGGACGACTCGCGTCCGTTGACTTGAGGTTTCGCGGGTGGATCGGCTCCAAACGGATCCGGTTTGGAGTCCAGTGCAGGAAACAGGTCAGAGTCTGGCCTGACTCCAAATGAATCGGAATCTGCAACGGAAAGAAAAATAGTCAGAGAAATTCAAAGAAGCACAAAGCAAGATGGCAGTAAATGGTTTACTTGGATGACAAGATTAAAAGAAGAATGTAAAAGTTCTTTAAAGCGATAAAGACCTGAGGGACTGGCAGGCTGAGGGGAGGACACCCGGGGCACCTCCTGCTGAGGCTTCTCTTCATCATGTGCAGCGAATGGATCGGACCCGTCAAGATCTAAAAGGAAACATGAAGACAAATCAGAACAACAATCGCTCTGTAACTGAAAGAACCAGGAACGCTGAGTGTTTCACCTCCGTCTGCAGGACTGTCCCAGGCGTCATTCACAGGACTGGAAGCTGCAGGCGCTGCTTCCCAGGGGTCTGCGCGAGCGTCGTCACATGGAGCCCACGGATTAGACGTAtcggaggaggggggcggcgcCGTCCAGGGGCTGCCAATCACAGGAGTGCTGGAGCGGACCGCTGAGGAGCGCATGGAGTTGGACCGTGAACACCAATAAAACAGGTCTTTCAGAAACAGAAGCTGAATTTGTGACGCAGCACCGACCTACAGAGTCCCAGGGATCTGAGCTGATGTTacgggtgggcggggctgagtTCCAGGGGTcaccaggaggaggtggaggttcaGGCTGGCCTCCAAAAATGTCTACCAGGTCCAACATGGCAGactgcagaaatgaaaaacaaataagcaTCATCTTACATCTGACCTAATCTAAACACTGGTGAGAATAAATCATGACTTTACGGCTTTAAAACACCTACAAGAACCTAATTTGTCCCACATAATTTCAAATTTCACATAATTTAACAATCAGGCAACAGAACACTGAGATACAACATGATATTCTGTGATAAATGCTGGATTTGTTTGACGGCTATTCAGAAGCTGAGATATAATCTTCATAGCTTTCCTCCGAAGGCTCTGAATGCTCCGGCTCTCTGTGATAGGAATGATATGAATATAATATGACAAATTAGGAGCAATCAGAGACCTTTCCACGAGGCAGCTGGCGACTCCGACAGGCGTGCTGACAGGACTGTGAGTGAGAGAGCCGATGTGCAACAAGACAAGGAGCATGCTTTCAGGGAAATGTCATGCTGAGCTCAAGGTTAGACAGGACGGAGTCATTATCATTCAGCAGGCACCTCTTTCTCCactgtttctctctcacaccTCCCTCATTAtgctgatctgtgtgtttttgcctcatttttttcttttttttttcttgtctcagTATCTCGCAGGCCTCGCCACACACTCTGCCTCACTCTCCGAATGCCCGCCAGCAGCCACCCACAAGTGCACCTACCCAACTTTTCAGCGCAAATCTGCCCCCATGTTCGACGCgtgtacccacacacacacacatgcacctcCAGCACAGACGCGCACGTGGTCCAGCTCACCTCGCATGTCCCTGGATGGTTCTCTCTCCGGCTGTCATCCAGGGCCTTCTGCAACAGCGAGTCGTCTCCTTGGCGACAGCGCTGCTCCTGCAGGGGCGGCATCGTCATCAGCATTACCGCCATGGAaatgagtgcacacacacacacacacgcaaactgACACGCGCACGGCCATTAGCAAAAACACCTCTTCAGCTTGGTGAGCAAACAGAAAGCAGGACTAATGGCTCTTTCTGCTGACATATTTAGTTGAATTGGACAAAACCTCCCAAATCTTCAGCAAGACTTCAAATGAACACAACAAACTGAGTAGTAATATCACTGCCTAGTAAAGGAGAAGAAGTGATGATGACAAATGCACAACAGAGaccataaaaagaagaaaaaaagaacaaaatggaTTGAGTGAGAAGGAAATGATAAGGGAGACAATAGGTGTTTACACTGATCTGTTCGGTGTGTTTTCTACCTGATGATGATCTTTTTGGTTCAAGCTTTAAATAATCTGTagctgtgtgtgtctcacccatCGCTATGGTAACAGGGATGAAGATGGGCAAATGTTCAAAATATTTGTAAGATTCTGATTTTTGGAATCATAGAGAcacactgaggtgtgtgtgtgtgtgtgtgtgtgtgtgtgtgtgtgtgtgtgtgtgtgtgtgtgtgtgtgtgtgtgtgtgtgtgtgtgtgtgtgtgtgtgtgtgtgtggtgacgaTACCTTCTGACTCTCCTCCCGGCTCATGGCTAAAgccagctgaagctgcagctcctcctcgccgctGGTCTGGGGCCGGGCCTGTTCCAGGTCTGAGGCGGCGCGGGGCGACGAGGAcgaggctgcagagagaaccCGTCAGAGAGGTTCCAGGAATAACAAGACTGCAGTAACAAGGCtcaaaaacatgaagctgaggAAGCGTGGAGCTGGTCTGAATATTTTCTGACCTGTACCGCTCTATAGATAATCTGTGTGGGGACTGTCTAACGTGTCTACAGTAGGAAACAAGCTTCTACTGAGCGATGAGCTTGaataccagtgtgtgtgtttccctctaAAGCAAAGTGTGTGTTAAACTGCAGTACTCACAGttgaaggaggaaggagatccTCTGGAGCGGCTGAACTCCTCTCCGTACAGCACGGCCATGCTGGGCTGGCTGGTCCGTCTGCCCGGGTGGTAGGACGGCGGGATCCCTCCGTACACGGCCCCGCCTCCCCCGCTGCCTCCCCCCGCCATTCGCTCCTTTGTCTTCAGGGCCTGACTCCTCTCCTGCCGCAGGCGTTCTTCATCCCGGATGAGACACACCAGTTGGCGGGCCTTTTCCCTCACGTTTGCCCCCTGGTCCCTGCCGTCACGGTCCACATACTGGAAGTCCCGCAGCGTCTGAACCGGGGGAGAAGATTCAAGGTCATCAATAAACCAAAGCACTTCTCCAAAGCAATTCATACACCGGTTTACTGTTTTATCAGTACGGAAGCTGTCAGAGATCTGTCACATATAATTCGTAGCTCTTCAAATGTAATGCTACTGATTGTATTCCCAACAGATGACGTATTTGGGGAACCTCGCTGTTTCCGTTCTATTTCGCTTTGGTTTGAGCCACATGCAGGTCTTTAGTAGGTCACCAGAagcttttgaaatgaaacaggaTTAAGAAAAACGCAGGAAATCCCCAATGAGCTCATATGAGAGTTTGCTGATCATCCAATGAATTATTCTTCTCTGACTGTATCATTGTTATTATCTATAAAGGCTGGtcagacaaaaagaaatataagcaTTTCTATAACTGTAACTGATGTGATTGGAGAAAGAAACCAGTGAGAGGAACTCGAAATATTGACCGTGTTCCGTTTCTTTGAGCATACCTGAATAGTGAACGCGTTCTCACGGCACTGCTGGGCCACTCTCTCCGACCCAGTCTTCAGCAGGTAATCCAGCAGAGTCAGAGCctggaggaaaaacactgaTTATTACCACAGCAGTTTTCCAAAATTACTATTATGCTTCACCTCAGCTCCACACGGCTGTAATTAGACGAGGCGACTCGGAGGAACAGTTAACGCGGGTAAAcccgagcagcagcagacgaacacataaaaacaccatCAGTCAGTCACCTTGTAGACGTGCCTCCAGTTCTTGCCGCTGTCATTGAGCCGTTTCCAGACCATGCCCATCACCTCCGCAAACGCAACCACATTGAAGGTCAGGTCAGCGATCTCTGACATGAGAGACGAGGACGGCCCCCAGGGGTCGTTGGACGTGGCCTCGCGAACcttcacaccagcagcacaaCAACCATTAGGCCCCCGCTGTTCCGCGTGCATCCAGTAACTTTTCTCAGATATAATCAGATCAGATATCGTTTAAATTTCCACTCTCCACAAGTCCAGCCTGCAGGGTTTGTCCAAAAACATTTGCACTTTAATGAAACTTGAAGAGACTGCAGTCACGATACCTTGATCTCCGCCTCCGAATAGTTGTGCACAATATTCTTCACCTGCCGGCGAAGGGCTGAGGTTGTCATGGTGACAGGTGATGGAGGATATGGAGGGAGagggcaacaacaacaaaaaaggagaTGCTGAACAGATTAAAGGAAGGAGGTGACACGGGGTGAATGGAGGAGGTAGATATGCCAATGAAGGCTCCTCTTCTCAGTCAGGAGTTAAAGAACGCCCCTGCAAGAAAGAGATCATATCTGAATGTCAGCTGAGTGCAGATGTCAGATCGCTCTCATAACACACCACTCGTATTTTTTGGATATCAccaagtttgtttttctgagtctGGAGAACAAAATTCATTGGTTTAATAGTCTTTTTGTGTTACTTATGTTTATGGAGAGAGCCGGTCCCATCGACAGGTTCTCTCAGTGGGATCCACACCTACAGTCTGTTACACCAACCACTTAAAACCTGCATCCTTCGGACTGTAGGGGAAAATTCCTTAGTAATGGAaacgccacacagaaagaccttcagcaggagtgtcaaacttTAGCTGATTGGCCACAAAAGGCCCAGTTTCTTCTTGAGTGGGCCAGACAATTAAAATAGTGCTAGATTAttgttttttccttgttgtgGCTCAGAGTATATGTGACAAAAAAGTCTGTGTAAttgcaaaaaaacaaggcaaaacaaaaaaaaaatgactacattttaaattttaacgATAACTTCAGATGCAAAGAtctaaaatgtctaaaaaaaatccttctgtAGTTGTTgctttatgcatgtttttacaaagttTCCCTGTTAGCATGGCTTCGAGGCTTTTTTACTGGCAACAAGGTTGCTTGGGTTCCTTGAAGCATCATCCGTGTCTCAGTCTAGGTCCCAGGATTGTATTTTTTCTGCCACTCTTAAGAATTTGTTTTAAACaacatctgtgttttctttgaaattttttcaCAGTGTCCCTGGTTGAGTGAATgactggattggagcctcttgcaggccactTTTGGCACACAAGCtttatgtttggcacccctggtctcaccactgcaccactctGTTGATCAGAGTCTACTAAAATATTTCAATCTGGATGACTTTACCTGGTGAAACTCACACTTCACTGTAACAACCACTGATTCATGTCTCGGCCATCACAATCAGCACGAACACTGTGAACTGAGAGAAAGACAGATGATAGACGTGGGTAAAGCGGCTCTGAAATTGGGGCCCGATCTCTGAAAGTAGGCCGCAGAAAAGCTCTGGTACTCAGGTGTCTGATGAAGCTTCTTTGTGGCTTATTTTATTCAGGCcactgtgtgcacacacacacacacacacacacatatagacaTGGTGTGTGTGCACGGACTCTCTTGCAACCCATTTTACTCTTCCTAATTCATGTTTCAGAAGAGATCCCTGGGAATTGATCATTGAGGTTTCCTCTgacgcctcctcctctgcctgtgaCGACATGAAACGTAATTAACCCACTAATCCAAAGCTGAACTGGGGTGACCGCACCAAACCCAACTCTTTTCATCAGTCATACAATCACCGAAAGGTTTGAAAAAGTGCTGAATTGATGAACTCTGTCATGTTCCCATCTACTCTTTTCCTCATTGAGCCTGCAGAAACATTGACAATGTGTAATGACATTTatttaccattaaaaaaaaaaatcaaaacaatgaaGTACAGatgacttttctgtttttaggcTTCTACTCTGCCAAAAAGTCCACAACTTTAGCAAACTGTGTTATCACAACTGTTTTTCTGGGTAAGCTGAAGTCTACATTGTGTGTTTAGATGTGCTGAATATATTAGGTATATTGGACAAAAGTTGAGGCTCACAAAGGATTCAAGAGTGTAGATAGGTGGTTAAAGTCAGGAGAAACTCCCAGGGACATGTGGATAAAAGTACACATGTACATTTCCTCTTAATGTTTATATCAGTGTATGTTTGCACATAACCACAGTAgcatttacattttacagtttattcCTAATTTACAGCTGCAACTGCATCTGAAAATAATCATTACCCTCCATGTGTTATGGCACAACTGATGAGCAGTAGCATGTCTTTCCAGAGATTGTTAAAAAACAAGAACTTCAGATTGCAGTGAAACACATCAATGTAGCACACAGACAGCTTTTCTGCAGACTACGAGATCATTTCCAGAATATTTATCAAAGGAGAAAGGTGATTTATTAGTTGTAATTGTCTGAGATTGTGGCTCATTGAACCTAATTTAGAAACATGAACTGGTTACCTATAATCCTCCATCAATCATCATTGAATGCCTGATGCCTTCTGTCTCCCAAAACGAAAAGCACATATATGAAACACATGAAgttctgaatttattttgataGAATCATCTTGCGGGATAAGAATGGAACCAGATGTGTTGCATATAGTCTCCACTTAATGGTTTATTAATGATTATGCCCGCATGTCAACATCAACTGACAGCGGAGCCTTCTCTTTCATCGTGTCGTGATTTCAGTGTTCCTGTTCACCGCTTTGTCCCAAAAGTTCCCCAACAAGTGAGGCGCGCCGAACAGCagtaaacagcagaaacacagaggacatGAGATGGTCAGTACACGCAGGGACAAACATGTGAGCACAATtctaagagagagagagagagagagagagagagagagagagagagagaagagagagagagagagagcacaaaAAGAAAGTACTGCTCAGCAACTTCAGCCAGTATCACCTTTCTGCACAATCATcttcagctctctctctctctctctcacacacacacacacacacacacacacacacacacacacacacacacatacacacacacacacacacacggaggctgtgagcagctgcttTTGTCTCTGTATGTCTTTGAAATAACTGCTCTCTGTTTCCCCTTATCTGATCCTCACTCCAGCATgatatctttgtgtgtgtgtgtgtgtgtgtgtgtgtgtgtgtgtgtgtgtttgtgtgtgcgttcttgtatttctatccttgtcggggccaaatgtccccacaaggatagcaaaacgtgaaacgacgtgccttgtggggacctttttccggtcctaagtaggagaaacagtgttttcttgaccatgctgttgttactgaaaaaagtaaaagtgcaaaaacatttctttagggttaggctttgttgtggtgtgggttagggttagggtaagggtcagggttaggggctagacatgaatgggagtcaatggacggtccccacaaggatagaaatacaagactgggcgtgtgtgtgtgtgtgtgtgtgtgtgtgtgtgtgtgtgtgtgtgtgtgtgcgtgtgtatgtgtgtgtgtgtgtgtgtgtgtgtgtgtgtgtgtgtgtgtgtgtgtgccacagtTTTAAAAGCCAAGCAGACAGGGGAAGCAGATGAGCTCAATCTAAAAGAAACTGTGCAAGTTTAAAAATACCAATAACAGATGACATGTGTGAACTGATTTTCACCACATCTGCCTTTCAGTGAGCCTGGAATTAAGCATGTGATTGTTGTTCTTAGCAATCCAAGCAGGTCATTGTTGAATTCAATATatcctgtagcggagccagagtgggggcaagggggcggtcgccccagggcccacaaggtcatagggccccgtttcatgagatgtgttcatatttactcgtaaataaattattataataaaatgtgcagtgtgtgcgagaaggtatacgcatatgagtgtgggctcgaATTTgacaattcttacattacgactgtccatgaatgcatcagagctgtaagccagcgctgattggctgtgcggcatgaacgagttttttcttttgcacttgatctgaactctttggagggaagttcaacagtatgctaaacactatgctagccgctagcggtactacccaaaacctaacatcggagccactggtgagtcagtgaaaccttcaaaaacattatctttatcagaatgtcGTGGTCTGGTTATGGTCTGGTCTGAATGCTGTGTGGTTTatctgaatgtgccttgtgttgctctcaactataagagaccgccgagtctatttttt
The nucleotide sequence above comes from Salarias fasciatus chromosome 6, fSalaFa1.1, whole genome shotgun sequence. Encoded proteins:
- the LOC115390924 gene encoding epsin-3-like; the protein is MTTSALRRQVKNIVHNYSEAEIKVREATSNDPWGPSSSLMSEIADLTFNVVAFAEVMGMVWKRLNDSGKNWRHVYKALTLLDYLLKTGSERVAQQCRENAFTIQTLRDFQYVDRDGRDQGANVREKARQLVCLIRDEERLRQERSQALKTKERMAGGGSGGGGAVYGGIPPSYHPGRRTSQPSMAVLYGEEFSRSRGSPSSFNSSSSSPRAASDLEQARPQTSGEEELQLQLALAMSREESQKEQRCRQGDDSLLQKALDDSRRENHPGTCESAMLDLVDIFGGQPEPPPPPGDPWNSAPPTRNISSDPWDSVAVRSSTPVIGSPWTAPPPSSDTSNPWAPCDDARADPWEAAPAASSPVNDAWDSPADGDLDGSDPFAAHDEEKPQQEVPRVSSPQPASPSDSDSFGVRPDSDLFPALDSKPDPFGADPPAKPQVNGRESSSPEMFDLSRLAPPLSAPPTRVCRTPEAFLGPTGASLVNLDTLIPPNPPSKMHNNPFLSGLSAPSPTNPFHCDQPRLTLNQMRPSSTSPLPPHMLSYSPSLPLPLLHQAPILPSSFTQPPAGLLDLPSNLPQPLLPLSPRPAQRTQSQTQTHSHNPFL